From a single Girardinichthys multiradiatus isolate DD_20200921_A chromosome 17, DD_fGirMul_XY1, whole genome shotgun sequence genomic region:
- the phlda1 gene encoding pleckstrin homology-like domain family A member 1 — protein MEVSLCSIKGSLDDPASMVSGCFTLLRGAVHFSRPLPPPNAVPQTVTSRQTGSQDLLPHPAVTAALHARSLSGIERHRSSVRAFSEAVSRLEVRGVRPNMLENGRKVYKEGLLEKRSDGLLQLWKKKHCVLTEDGVLLLPPKQHDHPQQQQHHSGGGDTGKVKELHFANMKTVDCVERKGKYVYFTVVMTEGKEIDFRCPQDEGWNAEITLQMVQYKNRQAILAVKSTRQKQQLLVVQMPGQKTVRSSPSVA, from the coding sequence ATGGAGGTCTCGCTGTGCAGTATAAAAGGGAGTCTTGATGACCCGGCTTCCATGGTCTCCGGGTGTTTTACTTTACTGAGGGGGGCGGTGCACTTCTCCAGACCCCTCCCGCCCCCAAACGCCGTTCCACAAACAGTGACCAGCAGGCAGACCGGTAGTCAGGATCTTCTTCCACATCCAGCAGTCACAGCTGCACTCCATGCCCGCAGCCTCTCCGGGATAGAGCGCCATCGATCAAGCGTCCGTGCGTTCAGCGAAGCGGTCAGCAGGCTGGAAGTCCGCGGCGTTCGGCCGAACATGCTGGAGAACGGCAGGAAGGTGTACAAGGAGGGTCTGCTGGAGAAGCGGAGCGACGGGCTGCTGCAGCTTTGGAAGAAGAAGCATTGCGTCCTGACCGAGGACGGCGTGCTGCTGCTGCCGCCCAAGCAGCACGATCacccacagcagcagcagcaccataGCGGCGGTGGGGACACGGGCAAAGTCAAGGAGCTCCACTTCGCCAACATGAAGACGGTGGACTGCGTGGAGCGAAAGGGCAAGTACGTGTACTTCACCGTGGTCATGACGGAGGGGAAGGAGATCGACTTCAGGTGCCCGCAGGACGAGGGCTGGAACGCGGAGATCACCTTGCAGATGGTCCAGTACAAGAACCGACAGGCGATCCTCGCCGTCAAATCCACCCGGCAGAAGCAGCAGCTGCTCGTCGTGCAGATGCCCGGACAGAAGACCGTCCGGAGCTCCCCGAGCGTGGCGTGA